The genomic DNA AAATGGAATGGAAGATATTCAACTGGCTGGGTTTATCGCTGAACCATACAATGATGGTCAGATTATTACTAAGGCCCTTTGGTTTAAAGCATTTGACCTTCCTGATCTAATTGATCCAATGGCGATGTCACCAATTAATATGGATGGAACAATCAACCCATTATTTGGTGCTATGCAACAAGTTGGTAACATTGAAGGTGGAGCATTCTCAGCGTTAATTGACGGTCTTGCTGAAGAGGGTTATTTTGCAGACGCAAAAGTATTCGGTTCAATTGCGTATACTAAAACTGACCCAGATGCTGGTAGTTCTATGTTAGGTTCAGTAGATAGCGAAACAGGGACTTCTTACTGGTTTGGTGCATATCTTCCAGTAACAGATGGTGAGAATAACTACGGTAGACTTGGACTTGAGTATAACCACGGTTCAAAATACTGGAGACCATTTACATATGCTGAAGACACAATGGCTGGTTCTAAGATGGCTGTAAGAGGTGATGCGTTTGAAGCTAACTATACTTACCAGATCAATGAGGCACTTAGTATGCAACTTAGATATGTAAAAATGGACTATGACTATACAGGTAGTAACGGATTCTTTGGAAGTTCTACAGGTACTCCAGTCAAAATTGATGATCTTAAACAATGGGCGGCAGGTGCACAAACTTATTTGGCTAATGGAGGAGATGGTTCATTTGATCCAAACGCTCCAACTGCTAATGAGTTACAGGCAATGCAAACTATTGGATGGGCTCAAAATACTGTTGAAACAGCTGAAGACTTTAGATTCTACATCAGATATAGATTCTAATATTACTTAACAAAGGGATTCCCCTTTGTTAACCCTTCATTCTTTAAATTTTTCCACACATAATCCACTTTTTTTCTTTATCTTATTACACATAAAATTATTAATTGAAATTAAATGAAGTTCAGTTATAATAATGGCCATGTATAAAACACACACAAAAAGGACTACAATGAAACACTTCACAAAATTGCTACTTGCAATGGTTGTTACGATGGGAATGGTAACGGGAACTGTTGCAAATGACACAAAAGCTACACACAATGTAACGATCTTGACAGCAGACAACAGCGACGGTAAGATCACACCTAAAACGATCGCAGCGGCATTTGAAAAAGCAGGTTTTTTCATCAATGACAACAGAGATATGACAGCACCATGGAAAAAACAGATCAAAGATGGTACAAAAAACTTTGATACGCTTGACTTTGATGTTTATAACCTCTTTACGATCTTTAAAAAAGATGTAGTGGTAAAATTGGGTCAAAAATACCCGAATATCGGTCTTTTCTCTCCAATGAGTATGTCTATCTGGGCAAAAAAAGGGTCAAAAACAATTTCTGTCTCTTCTTTGAGTGCTGCAGCAATGGCAGAGATCATGGGCGTTCCTGCGGATGATGCAGAGCTAGTTGCATACGGAAAGCTTGTGGAAGAGACGCTTAGAGCTGCACTTCCAAATGCAAAAGTAGAAACAGTATCTTATGAGATGAAACAGCCGGAAGGTCCACTTGTTTCAACAGCACAATTTGCTATGGATCCTGATGGAGACTGGGAAGAGATCAAAGAAGAGTTCCAGGCTGCTTTTGAGCAAGAATTGATCCCGGCTATGTTCATCAATGCAGGATTTAATGACCTTAACTATGATATGGAAGAGAGTGGTTTTGAAGGGTATACTTTTTATGACGTATACTCTATCTGTTACCTAGAAGTGATCTATACAGTGGCTAAAACACACCCTGAAGCAGGAGCATTCGCGCCTTGTTCAATGTATATGTATCAAAAAAGAGGAACACATACTATGGAGATCGGATTCCCTTCAGTGTATAACTGGATAGCATCATTAGCGATCGAAGATAAAGCGTCTCATGATATTCTACTCATGGCACAGAAAAAAATGGAAGATATACTTAAAAAGCTTACAGCTA from Sulfurovum xiamenensis includes the following:
- a CDS encoding DUF3373 family protein is translated as MKKIITASLVAALAVTSVQAESTSDRIDSLEKKLKKLNKKINEVKAHDAGDNIKWGVDMRTSYDNINYDMADGSTRSKDNLYSYRLWLNMAYAPDANNVFKGQLSMNKAMGASFDNPMMRPYDAFDWTTNEALRDTTLRVRQAYWLYLGEKAFGADIPWTFSIGRRPSTNGFLANLSQDDAAASPLGHIINVEYDGLSSKLDLSKVTGVPGMSIKLCMGNGSTNATPLIGTPSPNADVEANGMEDIQLAGFIAEPYNDGQIITKALWFKAFDLPDLIDPMAMSPINMDGTINPLFGAMQQVGNIEGGAFSALIDGLAEEGYFADAKVFGSIAYTKTDPDAGSSMLGSVDSETGTSYWFGAYLPVTDGENNYGRLGLEYNHGSKYWRPFTYAEDTMAGSKMAVRGDAFEANYTYQINEALSMQLRYVKMDYDYTGSNGFFGSSTGTPVKIDDLKQWAAGAQTYLANGGDGSFDPNAPTANELQAMQTIGWAQNTVETAEDFRFYIRYRF
- a CDS encoding DUF302 domain-containing protein, which encodes MKHFTKLLLAMVVTMGMVTGTVANDTKATHNVTILTADNSDGKITPKTIAAAFEKAGFFINDNRDMTAPWKKQIKDGTKNFDTLDFDVYNLFTIFKKDVVVKLGQKYPNIGLFSPMSMSIWAKKGSKTISVSSLSAAAMAEIMGVPADDAELVAYGKLVEETLRAALPNAKVETVSYEMKQPEGPLVSTAQFAMDPDGDWEEIKEEFQAAFEQELIPAMFINAGFNDLNYDMEESGFEGYTFYDVYSICYLEVIYTVAKTHPEAGAFAPCSMYMYQKRGTHTMEIGFPSVYNWIASLAIEDKASHDILLMAQKKMEDILKKLTAK